One part of the Bacteroidia bacterium genome encodes these proteins:
- a CDS encoding serine hydrolase has protein sequence MKQLSTFIVALLLLGSSFAQQKETYDYTRANRDMVSHGVQAILMCNGLFTSERSLEQVFSQELAYLPQPVGTARGGDYQVDWERKTVSIGVPGGTPVMRAVFREGIGCIILAPDQTFEDIPDLPEQSLPILAGDPAEIDWPMGDQNAHKEIPKMVDKEALAAASDWAFERESSEQVSLSLIVMHKGKIIHERYAEGVNMFTKTRTWSTAKSIAVSLIGMMVDQGKMNLDEPLGLDWLPKGRDPETDPRNKITLRHVLNMSSGLYTVDNGRMEYATGSGLSYWAGASSINGARNRGLIREPGSHWDYENYDTILGVVAMKKALGGDSKTYIEFPRKALLDKLGMRNTFLSTDRFGDFILSSQVYTNARDLARFGQLYLQGGVWKGERLISEDWIEFVRTPAPSTAKIGNMYGGQWWLVPDSRNDVPKTAYSTAGNRGQYVIVVPEYDLVIVRRGLDYGRQGFNRWDLTREVLKAFPEKATSDND, from the coding sequence CATGTGTAATGGACTCTTTACCTCTGAAAGAAGCCTTGAGCAGGTTTTTTCTCAGGAATTAGCTTATCTACCCCAGCCGGTAGGTACAGCCAGAGGAGGTGATTATCAGGTGGATTGGGAAAGAAAAACCGTATCCATCGGTGTACCCGGTGGGACTCCCGTTATGCGAGCTGTATTTAGAGAAGGTATCGGCTGCATCATACTTGCCCCGGACCAGACCTTTGAAGATATCCCTGATTTACCGGAACAAAGCCTTCCCATCCTGGCCGGTGATCCTGCAGAAATCGATTGGCCTATGGGAGATCAAAATGCCCACAAGGAAATTCCCAAAATGGTGGATAAAGAGGCATTGGCAGCTGCCTCTGATTGGGCATTTGAGCGGGAAAGTTCCGAGCAGGTAAGTCTGAGTCTGATTGTTATGCATAAAGGAAAAATCATTCATGAGCGTTATGCAGAGGGCGTAAATATGTTTACCAAAACCCGTACCTGGTCCACAGCCAAAAGCATAGCTGTAAGCCTGATCGGGATGATGGTAGATCAAGGAAAAATGAATCTGGATGAACCTCTGGGACTTGATTGGTTACCTAAAGGGAGAGATCCGGAAACTGATCCCAGAAATAAAATTACCTTACGCCATGTACTCAATATGTCCAGCGGTTTGTATACCGTCGATAATGGTCGAATGGAATATGCTACCGGTTCCGGGCTTTCATACTGGGCAGGAGCCAGCTCTATCAATGGAGCTCGGAATCGTGGCCTGATCCGTGAACCTGGCAGCCATTGGGATTATGAAAATTATGATACCATTTTGGGTGTAGTGGCAATGAAAAAAGCCCTGGGTGGTGATTCAAAAACCTATATCGAATTTCCACGCAAAGCCCTATTAGATAAACTGGGAATGAGAAATACCTTTTTGAGTACAGATAGATTTGGCGATTTTATATTGAGTAGTCAGGTCTATACCAATGCTCGCGATTTGGCGCGATTTGGTCAATTGTACTTACAGGGAGGTGTTTGGAAAGGAGAAAGGTTAATCTCTGAAGATTGGATCGAATTCGTTCGAACTCCTGCTCCATCCACTGCAAAAATTGGGAATATGTATGGCGGCCAGTGGTGGTTGGTTCCGGATAGTAGAAATGATGTTCCAAAGACGGCCTATTCTACTGCGGGGAATCGTGGTCAATATGTTATTGTGGTCCCCGAATATGATCTGGTAATTGTACGCCGAGGACTTGATTATGGACGCCAGGGTTTCAATCGATGGGACCTGACCCGAGAAGTTCTCAAAGCTTTTCCAGAAAAGGCAACTTCT